In the Rana temporaria chromosome 4 unlocalized genomic scaffold, aRanTem1.1 chr4ry, whole genome shotgun sequence genome, ACACAAACAATAAGGCGTGGCGCCGTCTGTCCCCGCCCACCGCCGTCTGCAATGTTATGTGGAGTCCGGAGCGGCCAATCACAGGCCGTGTCACCGGGACCGGAAGTGGGGTGACAAATAACCCTGACAGGGGATCCCTcacagtgactgggggaggggcacACAACCACTCATAGCTGGAAACATTACTCCtgcaatctgattggttgctgtgagcCCCTCCCCCAATCATTGTCAGGGTTATATGTCCCAGGTAAGGAGATTCTCCCCACTTCCTGTCTCGGTGACACCGTGTCACAAATTGTTGTCACTGAGGAAGTGGAGGAATCTGAGAAACCAATGAAAGACCTTTCAGAGGTCCCTCCCCCGAAAACACACCGCCAGAGACCTGTGGTGGATTGTTCTTCAGAGGGCAGTGATGTGTCGCCTCCACGGCAAATGTATTTCCCCGACCTTCGACCCCCACAGACGGCGTGATCTCCGGAGCGCGTTCCACCTCAGCCCACCGAGACACTGCCCACTGAGACTCCACCCACCGCGACACCGCCCAATGAGACACCTCCTTCtgagactccacccaccgagacaCCGCCCACCGAGACACCACCTTCTGAGACTCTGCCCACCGAGACACCGCCTTCTGAGACTCCGCCCACCGAGACACCGCCCACCGAGACACCGCCTTCTGAGACTCCGCCCACCGAGACACTGCCCACCGAGACTCCACCTTCCAAAACACCGCCCTCCGAGACTGCACCCACCGAGACACCTCCCACTGAGACATCGCCCAATGAGACTCCACCTTCtgagactccacccaccgagacaCTGCCCACTGAGACTCCGCCTTCCCAAACACCACCTTCCGAGGCACCTCCTTCTGAAACTCCGCCACGAGACACTGCCCACTGAGACTCCGCCTTCCCAAACACCACCCTCCGAGACACCTCCCAATAAGACACCTCTTTCtgagactccacccaccgagacaCTGCCCACCGAGACTCCGCCTTCCCAAACACCGGCCTCcgagactccacccaccgagacaCTGCCCACTGAGACTCCGCCTTCCAAAACACCGCCCTCCGAGACTGCACCCACCGAGACACCTCCCACTGAGACATCGCCCAATGAGACTCCACCTTCtgagactccacccaccgagacaCTGCCCACTGAGACTCCGCCTTCCCAAACACCACCTTCCGAGGCACCTCCTTCTGAAACTCCGCCACGAGACACTGCCCACTGAGACTCCGCCTTCCCAAACACCACCCTCCGAGACACCTCCCAATAAGACACCTCTTTCtgagactccacccaccgagacaCTGCCCACCGAGACTCCGCCTTCCCAAACACCGGCCTCcgagactccacccaccgagacaCTGCCCACTGAGACTCCGCCTTCCAAAACACCGCCCTCCGAGACTGCACCCACCGAGACACCTCCCACTGAGACACCGCCCAATGAGACTCCAGCTTCtgagactccacccaccgagacaCTGCCCACTGAGACTCCGCCTTCCCAAACACCACCCTCCGAGACACCTGCTTCTGAAACTCTGCCCACCGAGACACTGCCCACTGAGACTCCGCCTTCCCAAACACCACCTTCCGAGACACCTCCTTCTGAAACTCCGCCCACGAGACACTGCCCACTGAGACTCCGCCTTCCCAAACACCACCCTCCGAGACACCTCCAAATGACACACCTCTTTCtgagactccacccaccgagacaCTGCCCACCGAGACTCCGCCTTCCCAAACACCGCCCTCCGAGACTGTGCCCACCGAGACACTGCCCACTGAGACTCCGCCTTCCCAAACACCGCCCTTCAAGACACCTCCAAATAAGACACCTCTTTCtgagactccacccaccgagacaCTGCCCACTGAGACACCACTCAATGAGACTCCACCTTCCCAAACACTGCCCACCAGACTCCGCCTTCCCAAATACCGCCCTCCAAGACACATTCCTCTAAGACTCCGCCCTCCGAGACACCTCCCAACGAGACTCTGCCTTCTCAAACACCGCCCTCCGAGACACCGCCCCCCAACGATACTCCGCCCTCTGAGACACTGCCCACCGAGACACCGCCTTTCAGATACCGCCTTCCGAGACACCACCCACTGAGACACCACCCAACGAGACTCCACCTTCCCAAATACCGCCCTCCGAGACACATTCCCCCAAGACTCCGCCCAACAAGACACGATCCTCCCAGACACCGCCTTCAGAGACTCCGCCCTTCTAGACACCCCCCACCAAGACAGCGCCGAACGAGACACCGCTCACCGAGTCTCCACCTTCCCAAACACAACCCTCCGAGATACCGCCCAAGGAGACACCGCCTTCTGAGACTGCGCCCACCGAGACACTGCCCACAGAGACTCCGCCCTCTGAGACACTGCCCACCGAGACTCCGCCTTCCCAAACACCACCCTCCGAGACTGCGCCTACCGAGACACCTCCCAttagcatttgtagcgctatacaagttattcactcattagtattattattattattattatcattattattattattattattattactattattattattactattattattattattattattattattattattactattattattattactattattattattattattattattattactattattattattattattattattattatcatcattattattactattattattattattattattattatcattattattattatcactattattactattattattattattattactattattattattattattattattattattattactattattatcattattattattactattattattattattattattatcattattattattatcactattattactatcattattattattactattattattattattattattatcattattattattatcactattattactattattattattattactattattattattactattattattattattattattattattattattatcattattattattattattattactattattattattactattattattattattattattattactattattattattactattattattattattattattattattattattattattattattatcattattattattatcactattattactattattattattattactattattattattactattattattattattattattattattattattattattattattattatcattattattattactattattattattattatcattattattattatcactattattactattattattattattactattattattattactattattattattattattattattactattattactattattattattactattattattattattattattattattattattactattattattattactattattattattattattattattattattattatcattattattattatcactattattactattattattattactactgagACACTGCCCACCGAGACACCGCCTTTCAGATACCGCCTTCCGAGACACCACCCACTGAGACACCACCCAACGAGACTCCACCTTCCCAAATACCGCCCTCCGAGACACATTCCCCCAAGACTCCGCCCAACAAGACACGATCCTCCCAGACACCGCCTTCAGAGACTCCGCCCTTCTAGACACCCCCCACCAAGACAGCGCCGAACGAGACACCGCTCACCGAGTCTCCACCTTCCCAAACACAACCCTCCGAGATACCGCCCAAGGAGACACCGCCTTCTGAGACTGCGCCCACCGAGACACTGCCCACAGAGACTCCGCCCTCTGAGACACTGCCCACCGAGACTCCGCCTTCCCAAACACCACCCTCCGAGACTGCGCCTACCGAGACACCTCCCAttagcatttgtagcgctatacaagttattcactcattagtattattattattattattatcattattattattattattattattactattattattattactattattattattattattattattattattattactattattattattactattattattattattattattattattactattattattattattattattattattattattattatcatcattattattattactattattattattattattattattatcattattattattatcactattattactattattattattattattactattattattattattattattattattattattactattattattattactattattattattattattattattactattattattattattattattattattattattatcattattattattactattattattattattattattatcattattattattatcactattattactattattattattattactattattattattactattattattattattattattattattattattattattatcattattattattattattattactattattattattactattattattattattattattattactattattattattattattatcattattattattattattatcattattattattactattattatcattattattattattattattattattatcattattattattattattattattatcattattattattattattatcattattattattattactattattattattactattattattattattattattatcattattattattattattattattatacacgatttatatggcgccaacattgtacgcagcgctttacaatacagaaggggtgggagggccccccggctcgtagagcttacattctaaagggaggggtgcTGTTTATAAAGTGgaaaccctggagaataaaatggcgggttttgcaatttttttatgtcacgcggtatttgcgcagcgttttgccaCCTGATATTGTAAATCTAGAGTGGATTGTACAGAGATTGGACGCTCATTTTtatctcgacgtgattcctctcaagccggccttgcgtgatgaaaaaaaaacgctcgagcaaagcgcggttgaCGCGCGAcgcgtacggcggcactataaaggggaagttccattcgaatggcgccgcCCTTTGGGTTGATTATGCAAATATCCCTTCTCatagcttgcttctgagcatgcgcgttttttttccccccgtcgttaaagcccacacacacgaccgttttttctcgTCTATTAAAATGCTCCAGAGCCGACTCACGCGAtcgttttttaatgaccaatttaaaaaattgcatttttctcgtcgtgaaaaacggtggtgtgtacgcggcgtcAGATTGTACGGAGATGTGTGAAGGTTGGGTGTTCCTCGCTGTTCATTGGATGCTGCGTtgtgtggtggggggagggggaggggtggacaTCCCGATGCTGAGGACCCGGCTGGGAGGACTGCAGCAATCATCTGAGGAGGAATTGATCAGAAgacggggaggaggaggaggggaagggggggaggcttTCCTCTTGTCAGAGgttagggagggagggggagggggaggccgTCAGATGCTTCTCCTCCATGGAAGCCGCATGCCGGGGTCTCTCCATCGCTGAAGGCGGACGATCGGCTCCTGCTGCACCATGAACCTGCATGAAGGGCGCCGCAATCCCCCGCAGCCTCCATCCCCCACCATGGAGGACTGAGGATCGGGGGCCCGGAGGACTGAGGATCGGGGGGCCCGGAGGACTGAGGATCGGGGCCCGGAGGACTGAGGATCGGGGGCCGGAGGACTGAGGATCGGGGGCCCGGAGGACTGAGGATCGGGGGCCCGGAGGACTGAGGATCGGGGGGCCCGGAGGACTGAGAATCGGGGGCCCGGAGGACTGAGGATCGGGGGCCCGGAGGACTGAGGATCGGGGGCCGGAGGACTGAGGATCGGGGGCCCGGAGGACTGAGGATCGGGGGCCTGGAGGACTGAGGATCGGGGGCCCGGAGGACTGAGGATCGGGGGCCCAGAGGACTGAGGATCGGGGGCCCCGGAGGACTGAGTATCGGGGGCCTTGAGGCCTGAAGATCTGGGGCCCGGAGGACTGAGGATCGGGGGCCCAGAGGGTCCCTGGGAGGATCTCTGCCTTTGTTGCGGTCTCTGATCGGGGGGCCCGGAGGGTCCCTGGGAGGATCTCTGCCTTTGTTGCGGTCCCTGATCAGGCGCGATGTGCAGCAACCAGGCGAGCGTTCAGGACGATCAATGCAAGTACTACTCGTACATGTTCTACCAGGCGGTGCGGGACCGGGAGCCGGTGTGGAAGTTGGAGGAGATGAGGACCATGGAGTATTTCCATTGGGAAGAAGACGCCTCCCTGAGGTGCTATTCCCCGTCCGACGCCCTGATGTACGCCGTGGTGCACAACCACCAGCGCTACGCCCAGTACCTCCTCGCCCACTTCCCCGAGGACGCCCTGAAAGTGCCGGGGATCAAATTctgctgctgcccccccgccgccCCCCACCTGGCCCTGGCCGTCACCTACGACCGGCGGGACATCCTGGTCATGATCATCGAGATCTCCCACAAGCTGCCCGACCTCAACTCCTCCTACATCAACCGGGCCAGCTGCTCCCACCTCTCCGACGGGAAGACCCCCCTGCACCTGGCCTGCGACCTGCTGAGCGCCGagaccgtcctcatcctcctgggCAACGGGGCGTCCCCCCGCCTCCTGGACCGCAAAGGGGAGACCCCCCTGGACATCATCCTGGAGCAGCTCTGGAGCTCCAAGGTCAACGTGGACTCCAAGAAACTTTGCCTGTACTACCTgctgctcttctccccctccccccgcttcaaGATGAGGAAGATCCTGAAGGAGAACCCCCACTTCTGGACGCCACTGCTGGGGGATGACAAGTTCCGCTACCTGGTGGGCGACACTCCCGCCACCTTGTACCTGATGGCTATGCAAAAGGTCCTGCAGTGTCTCCCCCCGGAACACTTCCCCCACAGCGTCCGGGCGCTGCCCATACCCCACGCCTTGAAGCCACTGCCCGGGACCGGCTAAACACCTCCCCCCAAGTATTGAACTGGAATAACCCCAACCGGGACCGGCTAAACACCTCCCCCCAAGTATTGAACTGGAATAACCCCAACCGGGACCGGCTAAACACCTCCCCCCAAGTATTGAACTGGAATAACCCCAACCGGGACCGGCTAAACACCTCCCCCCAAATATCGAACTGGAATAACCCCAACTGGGACCGGCTAAACCTCCCCCCCAAAATATCGAACTGGAATAACCCCAACCGGGACCGGCTAAACCCCTCCCCCCAAGTATCGAACTGGAATAACCCCAACCGGGACCGGctaaacccctcccccccaaatatcGAACTGGAATAACCCCAACTGGGACCGGCTAAACCCCTCCCCCAAATATCGAACTGGAATAACCCCAACCAGGACCGGCTAAACCCCTCCCCCCAAGTATCGAACTGGAATAACCCCAACCGGGACTGGCTTAAACCCCTCCCCCAAATATCGAACTGGAATAACCCCAACCGGGACCGGCtaaacccctccc is a window encoding:
- the LOC120921796 gene encoding ankyrin repeat domain-containing protein 9-like, with the translated sequence MCSNQASVQDDQCKYYSYMFYQAVRDREPVWKLEEMRTMEYFHWEEDASLRCYSPSDALMYAVVHNHQRYAQYLLAHFPEDALKVPGIKFCCCPPAAPHLALAVTYDRRDILVMIIEISHKLPDLNSSYINRASCSHLSDGKTPLHLACDLLSAETVLILLGNGASPRLLDRKGETPLDIILEQLWSSKVNVDSKKLCLYYLLLFSPSPRFKMRKILKENPHFWTPLLGDDKFRYLVGDTPATLYLMAMQKVLQCLPPEHFPHSVRALPIPHALKPLPGTG